In Sphingobacterium zeae, one genomic interval encodes:
- a CDS encoding rhamnogalacturonan acetylesterase, protein MKKQFLLISGGLILIFLFAFQREKPVTIYIIGDSTAANKDSSTFPETGWGMAFAKLFNQQVKVDNRALNGRSTKSFKRDVGKDGSFVNHWKPIFEHLRSGDYVFIQFGHNDEKIDKPNVGTSLDEFEQNLIFYIDQTREKGGVPILLTPIARRKFENGTLIHTHGQYPAIVRKVADHTHTAWIDMESKTTKLLTQYGAEGSRQLFLYVNSGDRNYPHGKKDDTHLNTFGADEVAKLVVDGIRELALPIQKNLILK, encoded by the coding sequence ATGAAAAAACAATTTTTACTAATTTCTGGAGGGCTTATTCTCATTTTTCTATTTGCTTTCCAGCGCGAAAAACCAGTTACAATCTATATCATTGGCGATTCTACTGCTGCCAACAAAGACAGTAGTACCTTTCCTGAAACTGGATGGGGAATGGCCTTTGCAAAGCTGTTTAATCAACAGGTTAAAGTCGACAACCGGGCTCTAAATGGGCGTAGTACAAAATCCTTTAAACGGGATGTGGGCAAAGATGGAAGCTTTGTGAATCATTGGAAACCTATCTTTGAGCATCTCCGAAGCGGAGACTATGTATTCATCCAGTTTGGGCATAATGACGAAAAGATCGATAAGCCTAACGTGGGAACATCGCTGGATGAGTTCGAACAAAATCTTATTTTTTATATCGATCAAACGCGCGAGAAAGGAGGCGTCCCAATTCTATTAACACCAATCGCAAGACGTAAGTTTGAAAATGGCACGCTTATTCATACCCACGGCCAATATCCTGCCATTGTACGTAAGGTAGCCGATCATACGCACACCGCGTGGATTGACATGGAAAGTAAAACAACGAAACTTTTAACGCAATATGGAGCTGAAGGGAGCCGGCAATTGTTTTTATATGTAAATAGCGGCGATAGAAATTACCCCCACGGCAAGAAAGATGATACGCATCTAAACACTTTTGGAGCAGACGAAGTGGCGAAGCTCGTGGTCGACGGAATTCGAG
- a CDS encoding DUF4957 domain-containing protein: MKRINILLYLGLGLIVAGISCSDDRVKELTELTTDRYFSPTGMSAQIVNQTGVRLTWKKNSAAESYTLELFANGELNFEGSPVKKIEGISNDQIPYTIVGLDGATNYSVRIKAIGMEIADSKWSAVTFKTNEEQIMKAVSPEGIQATSVRLNWTPGEEATTISVNPGNIIHTVTPQEIAAGEATVTGLTAETSYTATLLKGNKIRGSVTFMTLLDLGDAVVVQSTDNLAAVIGTAKAGDVLALMPGVYSLAADVLIDKAISIKGAKPTDRPMVKSAYFNLDKGASLALKDLILDGENKAGGNSFINLQTGAFGNIRLEDSKLINYPKGIISGSVNAVIESVSINNTIFDNIVGNGNDFIDFRNAITKTLEFTNNTVSNALLSGRDFIRMDAGGSTAYPAITSILKVNNNTFYNVIQDASKRFLYVRLAKNEITFSKNLMVKSLAMTANQSATNLVERKSNNYFDAVNFYNSSASGVKNDAVANGYTLLDPGFKDAAKGDFTVTNQTLKENGIGDPRWVK; the protein is encoded by the coding sequence ATGAAAAGAATCAATATATTGCTATATCTCGGTCTTGGCCTCATAGTGGCAGGTATAAGCTGTTCCGATGATCGCGTAAAAGAATTAACGGAACTAACGACAGACCGTTATTTTTCTCCTACTGGGATGAGTGCCCAAATAGTCAATCAAACAGGAGTCCGATTGACCTGGAAGAAGAATTCAGCAGCCGAGAGTTATACCTTAGAACTATTTGCGAATGGTGAACTCAATTTTGAAGGTAGCCCGGTCAAAAAAATTGAAGGGATTAGCAATGACCAGATTCCCTATACTATTGTCGGATTGGATGGGGCAACAAATTATTCTGTCCGCATCAAGGCTATCGGAATGGAGATTGCAGACTCCAAATGGAGTGCCGTTACTTTTAAGACAAACGAAGAACAGATTATGAAAGCTGTCAGCCCAGAGGGCATACAGGCAACTTCAGTTCGTCTTAATTGGACCCCAGGGGAAGAGGCTACGACAATAAGTGTTAACCCCGGGAATATCATCCATACCGTCACTCCGCAAGAGATTGCAGCAGGGGAGGCAACCGTCACAGGGCTAACCGCAGAAACAAGCTATACAGCGACATTGTTGAAAGGAAACAAAATCCGCGGGTCCGTCACATTTATGACATTGCTTGACTTGGGTGATGCAGTTGTTGTGCAGTCTACAGATAATTTAGCGGCTGTGATCGGTACAGCCAAAGCGGGGGATGTGCTCGCTCTAATGCCGGGGGTCTATTCGCTAGCGGCGGATGTACTAATCGACAAGGCGATATCCATCAAAGGGGCAAAACCCACCGATCGTCCAATGGTAAAATCTGCTTATTTTAATTTGGATAAGGGCGCTTCATTGGCATTAAAAGATCTGATACTTGATGGAGAAAATAAGGCGGGGGGAAACTCTTTCATTAACTTGCAGACAGGTGCATTCGGAAATATCCGCCTGGAAGATAGTAAATTGATAAATTATCCGAAAGGAATCATTTCTGGTAGCGTCAATGCTGTGATTGAGAGCGTAAGCATAAATAATACTATTTTTGATAATATCGTCGGTAATGGAAATGATTTCATTGATTTTAGAAACGCGATTACCAAAACACTTGAATTTACAAATAATACCGTTTCTAATGCTCTTTTGTCAGGGCGTGATTTTATTCGCATGGATGCAGGTGGATCCACAGCTTACCCGGCTATTACGAGTATCCTTAAAGTAAACAATAATACTTTTTATAACGTCATACAAGATGCTTCTAAACGCTTTTTATATGTCCGTTTAGCAAAGAATGAAATTACATTCTCCAAAAATTTAATGGTGAAGTCGCTGGCAATGACTGCTAATCAGTCTGCTACTAATCTGGTCGAGCGCAAAAGCAATAATTACTTTGATGCGGTAAACTTTTACAACAGTTCTGCCTCTGGAGTGAAAAACGATGCAGTAGCCAACGGCTATACACTCTTGGACCCTGGATTTAAGGACGCTGCCAAGGGAGATTTCACAGTAACAAACCAGACATTAAAGGAGAATGGTATTGGCGACCCGAGGTGGGTAAAATAA
- a CDS encoding RagB/SusD family nutrient uptake outer membrane protein, translated as MKKILLHITIALIFAGSVSSCNKILEAPSKSALDESVIFSNQDLAEGAVAGIIQSFGETNSYRGRYLVFYGINTDTEVNNSLKNTGDEKSLLSNYNTNVNNTQMNTDNNAWAKFYEGIERANLAIRGLRKYGNIEQRPEMAYILGEILTLRAVVYNDLIKAWGDVPARFEPLSTATIYIERSDRDVIYKQLLADLEEAQKYLPWPNQSTKTANVEHVNKAFAKGLRARLALAAGGYSQRTDGIRKSNDPELDSKKMYAIAKQECLDIITSGAAKLLGFEEVFKTLCQEKGQAGLESLWEIPFSEGRGRVIFDLGVKHTTTDKYTGQNKGGTNGPNPIMFYEYEKEDVRRDVSCVPYEWTSGVQVPTNLGKWYFGKYRYEWMSRIVTSTNDDGLNWMYMRYADVLLMAAESINELDGPVAAAPYFKMIRDRAYPNNPEKVTAYMQQITTSKDVFFNAIVNERALEFTGEMLRKGDLIRWNLLGAKLAEAKQKLQQLENRQGKYATLPANIYYKTAADGEKVEIYGLNYGDTDATGAAAGYPSSKKWTMVASSDLATFWDALYLRDPNTQQFWPIWQYFLDNSNGKLTNNGFSFQ; from the coding sequence ATGAAAAAAATACTTTTGCATATAACAATAGCTTTAATATTTGCCGGATCCGTATCTTCTTGTAATAAAATATTGGAAGCACCGTCTAAATCTGCATTGGATGAGTCGGTTATCTTTTCCAATCAGGATCTTGCGGAGGGGGCAGTTGCAGGAATTATTCAATCTTTTGGTGAAACAAACTCCTACCGGGGAAGGTACCTCGTATTTTATGGCATCAATACAGACACAGAAGTCAATAATAGCTTAAAGAATACTGGCGATGAAAAATCACTATTGTCAAACTATAACACAAACGTGAATAATACCCAAATGAATACCGATAATAATGCTTGGGCGAAGTTCTATGAAGGAATAGAACGAGCGAACTTGGCGATTAGAGGGTTGCGTAAGTACGGCAACATAGAACAACGTCCAGAAATGGCCTATATTCTAGGGGAGATACTAACTCTAAGAGCTGTTGTGTACAACGATCTCATCAAGGCATGGGGAGATGTACCAGCCCGTTTTGAACCGCTTAGTACAGCAACCATCTATATCGAACGTAGTGACCGTGACGTAATTTACAAGCAATTACTTGCCGATTTGGAGGAAGCACAAAAATATTTGCCTTGGCCAAATCAAAGTACTAAAACGGCCAATGTTGAACATGTCAATAAAGCGTTCGCTAAGGGGCTGCGTGCTCGTTTGGCTTTGGCCGCCGGAGGTTATTCGCAACGCACAGATGGAATTCGAAAAAGTAATGATCCAGAACTGGATTCAAAAAAGATGTATGCGATAGCAAAACAAGAATGCTTGGATATTATTACTAGTGGCGCTGCAAAACTTCTGGGTTTTGAAGAAGTTTTTAAAACATTATGTCAAGAAAAAGGTCAGGCTGGCTTAGAATCATTATGGGAAATTCCGTTTAGTGAAGGCCGTGGCCGCGTTATATTTGACCTTGGCGTTAAGCATACCACAACAGATAAGTATACCGGACAAAATAAAGGTGGGACAAATGGACCTAATCCAATCATGTTCTATGAGTATGAGAAAGAAGATGTGCGCCGGGATGTGAGTTGTGTTCCCTATGAATGGACGAGCGGGGTGCAGGTGCCAACAAATCTGGGTAAATGGTATTTTGGAAAATATCGCTATGAGTGGATGTCGAGAATTGTTACTTCTACAAATGATGACGGGTTGAACTGGATGTATATGCGTTATGCTGATGTGTTGCTAATGGCTGCAGAGTCGATTAATGAATTGGACGGCCCAGTTGCTGCTGCCCCTTACTTTAAAATGATCCGTGATCGAGCATATCCAAACAATCCAGAGAAAGTGACAGCTTACATGCAGCAAATAACCACAAGTAAAGACGTATTCTTCAATGCTATTGTCAATGAGCGGGCATTGGAATTTACGGGAGAAATGTTGCGTAAAGGGGATTTGATTCGATGGAATCTGCTGGGGGCCAAATTGGCTGAAGCTAAACAAAAACTACAGCAGCTGGAAAATAGGCAGGGTAAATATGCGACATTGCCGGCCAATATTTACTACAAGACAGCGGCTGATGGTGAAAAAGTGGAAATATATGGCTTAAACTATGGCGATACAGATGCAACGGGTGCCGCAGCAGGATACCCTTCATCGAAAAAATGGACAATGGTTGCGAGTAGCGACCTAGCAACCTTTTGGGATGCTTTGTATCTACGTGATCCCAATACACAGCAATTCTGGCCTATTTGGCAATATTTTCTGGATAACAGCAACGGTAAGTTGACAAATAATGGTTTTAGTTTTCAATAG